In one Lycium barbarum isolate Lr01 chromosome 7, ASM1917538v2, whole genome shotgun sequence genomic region, the following are encoded:
- the LOC132604591 gene encoding receptor-like protein 9DC3, translating into MMMVPKIFSLLQFYTLLYLFSVTFAFTEEAIALLKWKATFKNQNNSLLASWRPSSNECRDWYGVICFNGRVNTLNITNASVFGTLYGFPFSTLTFLEYLDLSRNNLSGTIPPEIGNLTNLIYLDLHINQFSSTIPPQIGSLAKLQTLRLFDNHLNGYIPGEIGYLRSLTKLSLGTNSLNGSIPTSLGNLTSLSCLYLYRNQLSGSIPKEIGYLRSLIALDLRTNSLNGSIPTSLGNLNNLSILVLYGNQLSGFIPEEIGYLKSLTYLDLGSNLLNGSIPAWLGNFNNLSILYLYDNNLSGSIPEEIGYLSFLVDLRLHNNSLNGSIPTSLGNLTSLSCLYLYRNQLSGSIPKEIGYLRSLIALDLRTNSLNGSIPTSLGNLNNLSILVLYGNQLSGFIPEEIGYLKSLTYLDLGSNLLNGSIPAWLGNFNNLSILYLYDNNLSGSIPEEIGYLSFLVDLRLHNNSLNGSIPEEIGYLRSLTILSLSANSLNGFIPASFGNLRNLQALYLDANNLTEEIPSYMCNLTSLEELYVMRNNLRGSIPQCLGDISGLKNLMMSHNNLSGEIPLSICSLTSLQILDLGRNNLNGEIPQCLGNMSDRLEVLDMQHNSLSGTLPKTFSIGSSLRSINLRGNELEREIPLSLANCKELQVLNLGDNRLVDTFPMWLETLPKLQVLSLRSNEFHGSIRTSRNKNMFPELRIIDLSYNAFSGNLPTSMLQQFKAMRTIDQAMKSPRYLGDEYYQDSITIASKGLELELVRILTIYTAIDLSSNRFGGYIPSIMGDLIALRVLNLSHNELQGHIPLSLGSLSVVESFDLSFNQLSGEIPQQLASLTSLAFLNLSHNHLQGCIPQGPQFATFENNSYEGNAGLRGFPFSKGCGNDDVSETNHPISVIDDQESNSEFWNDFWKAALMGYGSGLCIGLSIVYFMISTGNLKWLARIIEELENKIILRRRKKQQSHYKRRNNCI; encoded by the coding sequence ATGATGATGGTTCCCAAAATATTCTCTCTACTTCAGTTTTACACTCTCTTGTACCTCTTTTCAGTTACTTTTGCTTTCACTGAGGAAGCAATTGCCCTGCTGAAATGGAAAGCAACTTTCAAGAATCAGAATAATTCCTTATTGGCTTCATGGAGACCAAGTTCTAATGAATGCAGGGATTGGTATGGAGTTATATGCTTTAATGGTAGGGTAAACACGCTGAATATTACAAATGCTAGTGTCTTTGGTACACTCTATGGTTTTCCATTTTCAACTCTCACTTTTCTTGAGTATCTTGATCTTAGCAGGAACAATCTCTCTGGGACCATCCCACCTGAGATTGGTAATCTCACTAATCTCATCTATCTTGACTTACATATCAATCAGTTTTCAAGCACAATCCCACCACAAATCGGCTCACTAGCCAAGCTTCAAACCCTCCGCCTATTTGACAACCATTTAAATGGATACATTCCAGGAGAAATAGGTTATTTAAGGTCTCTTACTAAGCTAAGTTTGGGTACTAACTCTCTTAATGGTTCTATTCCTACTTCATTGGGGAACTTGACCAGCTTGTCTTGTCTATATCTTTATAGAAATCAGCTTTCTGGCTCCATTCCTAAAGAAATAGGTTATCTAAGGTCTCTTATTGCGCTAGATTTGCGGACAAACTCTCTTAATGGTTCTATTCCTACTTCACTGGGGAATTTGAACAATTTGTCTATTTTGGTTCTTTATGGAAATCAACTCTCTGGCTTCATTCCTGAAGAAATAGGTTATCTAAAGTCTCTGACATACCTAGATTTAGGAAGTAATTTACTTAATGGTTCTATTCCTGCTTGGTTGGGGAATTTCAACAACTTGTCTATTTTGTATCTTTATGACAATAACCTTTCCGGCTCCATCCCTGAAGAAATAGGTTACCTAAGTTTTCTTGTTGATCTACGGTTGCATAATAACTCTCTTAATGGTTCTATTCCTACTTCATTGGGGAACTTGACCAGCTTGTCTTGTCTATATCTTTATAGAAATCAGCTTTCTGGCTCCATTCCTAAAGAAATAGGTTATCTAAGGTCTCTTATTGCGCTAGATTTGCGGACAAACTCTCTTAATGGTTCTATTCCTACTTCACTGGGGAATTTGAACAATTTGTCTATTTTGGTTCTTTATGGAAATCAACTCTCTGGCTTCATTCCTGAAGAAATAGGTTATCTAAAGTCTCTGACTTACCTAGATTTAGGAAGTAATTTACTTAATGGTTCTATTCCTGCTTGGTTGGGGAATTTCAACAACTTGTCTATTTTGTATCTTTATGACAATAACCTTTCCGGCTCCATCCCTGAAGAAATAGGTTACCTAAGTTTTCTTGTTGATCTACGGTTGCATAATAACTCTCTTAATGGTTCTATTCCTGAAGAAATAGGTTACCTACGGTCTCTTACTATCCTAAGTTTGAGTGCTAACTCTCTTAATGGTTTTATTCCTGCTTCATTTGGCAATTTGAGAAATTTGCAAGCCTTGTATCTCGATGCTAACAATCTCACTGAGGAAATTCCTTCATATATGTGCAATTTGACATCACTGGAAGAGTTGTATGTGATGAGAAACAACTTGAGGGGATCAATTCCTCAATGTTTGGGTGATATCAGTGGCCTCAAGAATTTGATGATGTCACATAATAATCTCAGTGGAGAGATTCCTTTGTCTATTTGTAGTTTGACATCTCTACAAATTCTAGATTTGGGAAGAAACAATCTTAATGGAGAAATTCCGCAATGTTTAGGCAACATGAGTGATCGTCTTGAGGTTTTGGATATGCAACACAACAGTCTTTCTGGGACTCTTCCAAAAACTTTTAGCATTGGAAGTTCACTAAGAAGCATCAACTTGCGTGGTAATGAACTAGAGAGGGAAATTCCCCTATCTTTGGCCAATTGCAAAGAGTTGCAAGTTCTTAATTTAGGAGATAATCGCCTCGTCGACACATTCCCGATGTGGTTGGAAACTCTTCCAAAGCTGCAAGTTTTAAGCTTGAGATCGAATGAATTTCATGGATCCATTAGAACTTCAAGGAACAAAAACATGTTTCCTGAACTTCGAATCATCGATCTCTCTTACAATGCTTTCTCGGGAAACTTACCGACGAGTATGCTTCAACAATTTAAAGCCATGAGGACAATTGATCAAGCAATGAAGTCACCAAGATATCTGGGAGACGAATATTACCAAGATTCGATAACAATTGCAAGCAAAGGTCTAGAACTTGAACTTGTCAGAATTTTGACTATTTACACCGCTATTGACCTTTCAAGTAACAGGTTTGGAGGCTATATTCCAAGTATTATGGGAGATCTTATTGCGCTTCGAGTGCTGAATTTATCTCATAATGAATTGCAAGGTCATATACCACTATCACTTGGAAGTTTATCTGTAGTCGAATCGTTTGACCTTTCATTTAACCAGCTTTCGGGAGAGATACCACAACAACTTGCTTCTCTTACATCTCTTGCATTCTTAAATCTCTCCCACAATCATCTCCAAGGATGCATCCCTCAAGGACCTCAATTCGCTACATTTGAGAATAATTCATATGAAGGTAATGCTGGATTACGTGGATTCCCATTTTCGAAAGGTTGTGGCAATGATGATGTCTCAGAGACAAATCATCCCATATCTGTGATAGACGATCAAGAAAGCAATTCAGAATTTTGGAATGATTTTTGGAAAGCTGCTCTTATGGGCTATGGAAGTGGACTATGTATTGGATTGTCCAtagtatatttcatgatttcaacTGGAAACCTTAAATGGCTTGCAAGAATCATTGAAGAGCTGGAAAACAAAATTATTTTGCGACGGAGAAAGAAGCAGCAAAGTCACTACAAAAGAAGAAATAATTGCATCTAG